One Pomacea canaliculata isolate SZHN2017 linkage group LG9, ASM307304v1, whole genome shotgun sequence DNA segment encodes these proteins:
- the LOC112571991 gene encoding uncharacterized protein LOC112571991: protein MLSIVQYLRCTLLSCLLLHITVEDRRESRMAATLVLLLAVSTLLTSGVEMMKHDLVFLEVESGGCIENVSKIFQNKSMIPGEVSGQVIGTSKFFAVLREQDLGRMNLKDVKEVTPVTKLEDWVQNWNASWTIHRDLNETDLWLYKVSPSPKGKTLQQYDNQVRHGVRIAAPVMENFPNYILLSKGTFPPKYYIFVNKKKEFPEDFRNILNIFGGPGEVKVEPLYVRILIRWQ from the exons ATGCTGAGCATCGTTCAGTATTTAAGGTGCACATTGCTGTCCTGTCTGCTGTTGCACATTACAGTAGAAGATAGACGTGAATCCAG AATGGCTGCGACTCTCGTCTTGCTGCTGGCAGTGTCCACCCTGCTAACTTCGGGGGTCGAAATGATGAAGCATGACCTTGTATTTCTGGAAGTGGAATCAGGAGGTTGTATAGAAAATGTGTCtaaaatttttcaaaacaagtCAATGATACCCGGAGAAGTTTCTGGACAG GTGATCGGAACCTCTAAATTCTTTGCAG TCCTCAGAGAACAAGACCTTGGCAGGATGAACTTGAAAGATGTGAAGGAAGTCACCCCTGTGACTAAACTGGAGGACTGGGTGCAAAACTGGAATGCATCATGGACTATTCATCGAGACTTAAACGAGACAGATCTCTGGTTGTATAAAGTATCTCCTAGTCCTAAAG GGAAAACTCTCCAGCAGTACGATAACCAGGTGAGACATGGTGTCAGGATTGCTGCACCTGTAATGGAGAACTTTCCCAACTACATTCTCCTCTCGAAAGGCACCTTTCCACCGAAG TACTACATTTTcgtcaacaagaaaaaagagtttCCCGAAGATTTCAGAAATATCCTGAACATTTTTGGAGGGCCTGGAGAGGTTAAGGTGGAGCCTCTATACGTCCGAATTCTGATCAGGTGGCAGTAA
- the LOC112571994 gene encoding uncharacterized protein LOC112571994, translating to MTAILALLLAMSILLPSGAVEDVQDLVFAEWDKGSSHEHACSALRNSSVIEKGLTVKEVGTSKFAAVLSEPILARLKFHGLVEAVPVVEVGTVMKRLNVSIPPAQDISDNNLTLIKMSPKLKGQTLQQIDAELRYLGEYMNTVLQKCSHRVYISKGTFPPKIYVFLNMPLDQIRQFYPSLDIFGGPSSTKNEISYVQILILRN from the exons ATGACTGCGATTCTTGCCTTGCTGCTGGCAATGTCCATCCTGCTGCCCTCGGGGGCTGTGGAAGATGTGCAGGACCTGGTCTTTGCGGAATGGGACAAAGGAAGCTCACACGAACACGCCTGCTCCGCTCTTCGAAACTCGTCAGTGATTGAAAAAGGACTGACCGTGAAG GAGGTCGGGACCTCTAAATTTGCGGCAG TCCTCAGTGAACCAATACTCGCCAGGTTGAAATTTCATGGCTTGGTTGAAGCCGTCCCTGTTGTAGAAGTTGGTACTGTGATGAAGAGATTGAATGTATCGATCCCACCAGCTCAAGACATAAGTGACAACAATCTCACGCTGATTAAAATGAGTCCCAAACTCAAAG GACAAACTCTCCAGCAGATCGACGCCGAGCTTAGATACTTGGGCGAGTACATGAACACCGTCCTACAGAAATGCTCTCACCGCGTTTACATCTCCAAAGGCACCTTTCCCCCAAAG ATCTACGTTTTCCTCAACATGCCCCTCGACCAAATTCGCCAATTCTATCCTAGCCTGGACATTTTCGGAGGGCCTAGTTCAACCAAGAACGAGATTTCCTACGTCCAGATCCTTATCCTTAGAAATTAA